The following are from one region of the Arthrobacter sp. TMP15 genome:
- a CDS encoding DUF5129 domain-containing protein: MKKILGILALMLMALLGIVPAATAGSAPAGIAPAGIAPAATAGSAPAPTQVTATDIVVEDTAGVLYLPQLMTALEQIKFHEPTTVVIYTRNGARSDNFNEKVLQFAREKHPEWITADGQKWADGLFIFAFDPAGRQVGTYMGEDRKVSLGKQESIQQASKELFLEAQWTDGTIAGVKKGASLINQPWYLSAAFIITASVTGGLAALGFGTVLIIRRNNRKKAGEHLKRGDAAFSSVSLALDVTELNAKTIPESSTYGSLVLEKYRTFSTRYHEAGELNQRVHSFTDKDMSKGRNVKIVARYAELAQELDNLDDVIADTNTLLNRYSGWESAWERQVRPLMDDMEQLPALIAQPEAQGLATTAALASLHAQRSHDLEQLGGDFQSRLISPEAALDRLKVMRAELTALLQQHSELMIGKYAKTSSEKKKMRSAMERSRQDDISMSQATIFGSIYGWNSFYSVHSFNSGYITAQRSVDTARSDASSGSSTGYGSSGGSFSGSGSSSSF, from the coding sequence ATGAAGAAGATTCTGGGGATTCTTGCCCTCATGCTTATGGCCCTCTTGGGCATTGTCCCGGCCGCCACCGCGGGCAGCGCACCGGCGGGCATTGCACCCGCGGGCATTGCTCCGGCTGCCACGGCGGGCAGCGCACCCGCGCCTACGCAGGTCACTGCCACTGACATTGTTGTTGAAGACACCGCAGGAGTTTTATACCTGCCGCAGCTGATGACAGCGCTGGAGCAGATTAAATTCCACGAGCCCACCACGGTGGTGATTTACACCCGCAATGGCGCTCGAAGCGATAACTTCAACGAAAAAGTTTTGCAGTTCGCCCGTGAGAAACACCCGGAATGGATCACCGCTGACGGACAAAAATGGGCTGACGGGCTCTTTATTTTTGCTTTTGATCCTGCTGGTCGCCAGGTAGGCACCTATATGGGTGAAGACCGCAAAGTTTCACTGGGTAAACAGGAGTCAATCCAGCAAGCTTCCAAAGAGCTTTTCCTTGAAGCCCAGTGGACCGACGGCACCATTGCTGGCGTCAAGAAGGGTGCTTCGCTGATCAACCAGCCCTGGTATCTATCGGCAGCATTCATCATCACCGCTAGCGTCACAGGTGGTCTTGCGGCTCTGGGCTTTGGCACTGTGCTGATCATTCGCCGGAATAACCGGAAGAAGGCTGGCGAGCATCTTAAACGCGGTGATGCCGCTTTTTCCAGTGTCAGTCTGGCCCTGGATGTCACGGAGCTCAATGCTAAAACTATTCCGGAGTCCTCCACATACGGCTCACTGGTGCTGGAAAAATACCGCACTTTCAGCACGCGTTATCACGAAGCCGGCGAACTGAATCAACGTGTCCATTCCTTCACTGATAAGGACATGTCGAAGGGCCGCAACGTCAAGATCGTGGCCCGCTATGCCGAACTTGCGCAGGAACTGGATAACTTGGACGATGTGATTGCTGATACCAACACTCTCCTGAACAGGTATTCCGGCTGGGAAAGCGCCTGGGAGCGGCAAGTACGGCCCTTGATGGATGATATGGAGCAACTCCCTGCATTGATCGCCCAACCTGAAGCGCAGGGTCTGGCAACAACAGCGGCACTGGCGTCACTACACGCCCAGAGATCTCATGATCTTGAACAGCTTGGTGGAGATTTCCAATCAAGACTCATCTCCCCCGAAGCGGCGTTGGACCGTCTCAAAGTAATGCGCGCGGAGCTGACGGCGCTACTGCAACAACATTCGGAGCTGATGATCGGTAAGTACGCAAAAACCAGTTCCGAGAAGAAAAAAATGCGTTCTGCCATGGAGCGCAGCCGCCAAGATGACATCAGCATGTCTCAAGCCACCATCTTTGGCTCCATCTACGGCTGGAACAGTTTCTATTCAGTGCATTCCTTCAACAGCGGCTACATCACAGCCCAAAGAAGCGTCGATACCGCACGCAGCGACGCCAGTTCCGGCAGCAGTACAGGCTATGGATCCAGCGGTGGCAGCTTCTCTGGCTCTGGCAGCTCGTCAAGCTTCTAG
- a CDS encoding MFS transporter produces the protein MNNFLVKRPWTGRIGALLGILLMALSLRPAVSVVPPLLGELGGELGFDASSTGLLAMLPPLMFAIFGLGTPGLIRRFGLEKVLVASILLAMGGQLVRALTGDVWSFLSLTAVVMAGYGIGNVVLPPLVKKYFPDRVGILTAGYVTLLAVGTAISPQLAVPVAAGSNWRVSVGMWASMSFLVLLPWVSQFLRDRKQKNRIASDGRDDAGAPAQLGAASPDNAAADNKAEIPKLRPWRSPVAWGLAIFLAGNSAQTYVYFTWLPPYLSSQGLDSSTAGTALAYFAIVGLPVSLLVPLWVPRLKNPIVAVSVFAVCWCIGHVGLYLAPMDGTWLWVTFAGLGQGTFATALLMVNLRSRTTHGSSVLSGFSQGIGYAGAGIAPLFFGSMHDTTGSWAGSFAMLGICLVVMMAGAVMINAKHYIEDSEEQPSVPDATGHGVKLAD, from the coding sequence GTGAACAACTTTCTGGTGAAGAGGCCATGGACAGGGCGCATCGGTGCGCTTTTGGGCATTCTACTCATGGCCCTGAGTCTGCGCCCGGCCGTATCCGTGGTTCCTCCGCTGCTGGGGGAACTGGGTGGCGAACTTGGTTTTGACGCCAGCAGCACGGGCCTGCTCGCCATGTTGCCACCGCTCATGTTCGCCATCTTTGGTCTAGGCACGCCTGGGTTGATTCGTCGGTTTGGGCTTGAAAAAGTTCTAGTTGCGTCCATACTGCTCGCCATGGGCGGGCAGTTGGTCCGTGCCCTCACAGGGGATGTTTGGTCTTTTTTGTCTCTCACGGCAGTGGTCATGGCCGGGTATGGGATTGGCAACGTGGTGCTGCCACCACTGGTTAAGAAGTACTTCCCGGACCGCGTGGGTATCTTGACCGCCGGGTACGTGACGCTTTTAGCTGTTGGCACTGCCATCAGCCCGCAACTTGCCGTACCCGTTGCTGCCGGAAGTAATTGGCGGGTCTCCGTGGGGATGTGGGCCTCGATGAGTTTTTTGGTGCTGCTGCCATGGGTTAGCCAATTCCTGCGGGACCGAAAGCAGAAGAATCGTATCGCTAGTGATGGACGGGACGACGCCGGAGCTCCCGCCCAACTGGGCGCGGCCAGCCCCGACAACGCCGCTGCTGACAACAAGGCAGAAATTCCCAAGCTCAGGCCCTGGCGTTCGCCGGTCGCGTGGGGCCTAGCTATCTTTCTGGCTGGAAATTCCGCTCAAACCTACGTCTATTTCACTTGGTTGCCGCCATATCTCTCCAGCCAAGGTCTGGACTCGTCGACCGCGGGCACCGCGCTGGCATATTTCGCTATTGTGGGTCTGCCCGTGAGCTTGTTGGTGCCGTTGTGGGTTCCTCGATTGAAAAACCCGATTGTGGCTGTCAGTGTCTTCGCGGTGTGTTGGTGCATCGGTCACGTTGGTCTCTACCTGGCCCCAATGGACGGCACGTGGTTGTGGGTTACCTTTGCCGGCTTGGGGCAGGGCACCTTTGCCACCGCTTTGCTGATGGTCAATTTGCGCTCGCGGACCACTCACGGCTCATCGGTGCTCTCCGGTTTTAGCCAAGGCATCGGCTATGCCGGGGCGGGTATTGCGCCGCTTTTCTTTGGCTCCATGCATGACACGACAGGTTCTTGGGCGGGATCATTCGCCATGCTTGGCATTTGTTTGGTCGTCATGATGGCCGGTGCAGTGATGATAAATGCCAAACATTACATCGAGGATTCAGAAGAGCAACCTAGCGTTCCTGATGCCACAGGACATGGAGTGAAGCTCGCGGACTAA
- a CDS encoding helix-turn-helix domain-containing protein: protein MDATDLGTTLRARRKSLHLTQNETADLADISTRVLSDLENGRATVRLDILTAVASALGMSLSLKVSGS, encoded by the coding sequence ATGGATGCCACCGATCTGGGCACTACCCTCCGGGCTAGGCGCAAATCGTTGCACCTGACACAAAACGAAACAGCTGACCTGGCCGACATCTCCACGCGAGTACTTAGCGACCTGGAAAATGGCCGGGCAACCGTGCGGTTGGACATCCTCACTGCTGTGGCATCGGCGCTGGGGATGAGCTTGAGTTTGAAAGTGTCTGGTTCATGA
- a CDS encoding HipA domain-containing protein, with translation MKNPEDAKTVSQAVIYKKGQAAATLIRYPSLGVVFSYLPGYLSDGGAAIASTLPVIDVPVTFGPGNVPAFFAGLLPEGARLAKLRWAAKTTLADEFSLLLAAGENPVGDVQIVPAGTKPESIPALLTVEKSMDNVRFADFCAESGPVDRSALAGSQSKVTASYRHDKDPTRAYLLKFNDGSHTRQVETEFMLLNKAKALAIPVADARLVYDGVGQAALLISRFDRSPVGSLAVEDCAQLMGLGPSRKYSVPSEAVAATAVSMCAARGLAARNIFLQFLFAWLTGNGDLHAKNISVLQHPNGEWFIAPAYDLQCTLAAEIEQGFAAGVPGGILTDLTDGDPSRDPGMALPVGGSAGSRTGLERNDWLRFGRALHIPERLVTKCIDKALAASVITTAELPFERHVSNAVVRVLGIRRAAIQR, from the coding sequence ATGAAGAATCCTGAAGATGCCAAAACAGTTTCTCAGGCAGTAATTTATAAAAAGGGCCAAGCGGCGGCAACATTGATCCGCTACCCCAGCCTGGGTGTTGTATTTTCCTACCTGCCCGGTTACCTCAGCGACGGCGGCGCAGCGATCGCCTCCACCCTGCCGGTCATTGACGTTCCAGTGACATTCGGCCCCGGTAACGTGCCGGCATTCTTCGCCGGGCTGCTGCCAGAAGGTGCGCGCCTGGCCAAACTGCGGTGGGCGGCAAAAACCACGCTCGCAGATGAATTCTCCTTGCTTCTTGCAGCGGGTGAAAATCCCGTGGGTGATGTCCAAATCGTTCCGGCTGGCACCAAACCCGAGAGCATTCCGGCACTGCTGACGGTGGAAAAATCGATGGACAACGTTCGTTTTGCTGACTTTTGCGCGGAGAGCGGACCGGTGGACCGCTCCGCTTTGGCAGGTTCCCAAAGCAAGGTCACGGCCTCATACCGTCACGACAAGGACCCCACGCGCGCCTATCTCCTGAAGTTCAACGATGGAAGCCACACCCGCCAGGTGGAAACGGAGTTCATGCTGCTGAACAAGGCCAAGGCACTTGCAATCCCAGTGGCGGATGCCCGTTTGGTCTACGACGGCGTTGGCCAAGCCGCGTTGCTCATCTCCCGTTTTGATAGGTCACCGGTTGGCTCGTTGGCGGTTGAGGATTGTGCCCAGCTGATGGGTTTGGGGCCAAGCAGAAAATATTCGGTACCCAGTGAAGCAGTTGCTGCCACTGCAGTAAGCATGTGTGCGGCTCGTGGCTTAGCGGCGCGAAACATTTTTCTGCAGTTTCTTTTTGCCTGGTTGACCGGCAATGGTGATCTGCATGCCAAAAACATTTCCGTGCTTCAACATCCCAATGGTGAATGGTTTATAGCTCCTGCCTACGATTTACAGTGCACACTGGCGGCGGAGATTGAGCAGGGGTTCGCCGCCGGCGTTCCCGGGGGGATCCTAACCGACCTCACCGACGGGGACCCCTCCCGTGATCCTGGTATGGCATTACCCGTGGGAGGTAGTGCGGGCAGTCGCACCGGATTGGAGCGCAATGACTGGCTCCGTTTTGGCCGCGCCTTGCACATCCCGGAACGGCTGGTGACAAAGTGCATTGACAAGGCACTGGCAGCTTCGGTGATAACCACGGCGGAACTGCCGTTCGAGCGGCACGTGAGCAACGCCGTCGTGCGCGTTCTGGGGATTCGGCGCGCCGCAATCCAGCGGTGA
- a CDS encoding TetR/AcrR family transcriptional regulator: MPRIAAPTNAAQRAQTQRKILDAFGELLFTHGLPGLTMTDVARTAGVGRTAVYNYFADLEQLLVAYALDETGKFVTDLKARLDGLANPVDRLSVYVRAQLEDLTRRHLPPGPAMRSVLSSESFAKLGVHVGELNTLLIDILRTGMDQGFLPEADVEGLVQLIHGSLTASASRRNTEIPDEENIAAAVRFIQAGVGATFDEQGRPTVLA, encoded by the coding sequence ATGCCTCGAATAGCCGCCCCCACGAACGCGGCACAGCGCGCCCAAACGCAGCGTAAGATCCTCGACGCTTTCGGCGAGCTCCTGTTTACGCACGGCCTTCCGGGCCTGACAATGACTGATGTGGCCAGGACAGCGGGCGTGGGTAGAACCGCCGTCTATAACTATTTTGCCGACCTTGAACAGCTTTTGGTGGCTTACGCACTGGATGAAACCGGCAAATTTGTTACCGATCTAAAGGCCAGGTTGGATGGTCTGGCGAATCCTGTGGACCGCTTGTCCGTCTACGTGCGCGCGCAGCTTGAGGATCTCACCCGCCGGCACCTGCCGCCGGGCCCAGCCATGCGCTCGGTGCTCTCCAGTGAGTCCTTTGCCAAATTAGGTGTCCATGTTGGCGAACTTAACACCTTGCTAATAGACATTCTGCGCACGGGCATGGATCAAGGCTTCCTGCCGGAGGCTGACGTTGAAGGGTTGGTGCAGCTCATCCACGGTTCATTGACAGCCAGTGCTTCACGGCGCAACACCGAGATCCCCGATGAAGAGAACATTGCCGCGGCGGTGAGGTTTATCCAAGCGGGCGTTGGCGCTACTTTCGATGAGCAAGGCCGACCAACCGTTCTTGCTTAG